A single Thermotoga sp. DNA region contains:
- the ecfA1 gene encoding energy-coupling factor ABC transporter ATP-binding protein EcfA1, translating to MKITLNDVSFEYNGRRVLKNVNVEFETGKIYIVVGKNGSGKTTLLKVVSGLLEAEGDILVDEMPADPLTLRKNVGYVFQNPSSQIIGATVEEDVAFSLEILGLDKVEMQKRIKRVLELVGLSGLEREDPLNLSGGQKQRLAIASMLARDTHFLALDEPLSMLDPPSQREISKVIENLKRRGKGVILATHELEYLEDFDMILHMADGTIDFCGSWEKFMEQRFEDVEVPFKWKLWKKFGRESRWEVEDADTFNERRWNKF from the coding sequence ATGAAGATAACACTGAATGACGTCTCCTTCGAATACAACGGTAGACGCGTGTTGAAAAATGTGAACGTGGAATTCGAAACGGGAAAGATCTACATTGTGGTCGGAAAAAACGGCTCTGGAAAGACCACTTTACTAAAGGTAGTATCGGGCCTTCTGGAGGCAGAGGGAGACATCCTCGTGGATGAAATGCCTGCTGATCCCCTCACACTCAGAAAGAACGTCGGGTACGTCTTCCAGAATCCATCGTCACAAATAATCGGCGCCACCGTTGAAGAAGACGTGGCCTTTTCCCTTGAGATACTGGGCCTCGACAAAGTTGAGATGCAAAAGAGGATAAAAAGAGTACTCGAACTGGTGGGACTCTCTGGACTGGAAAGAGAGGATCCTCTAAACCTCTCTGGGGGGCAAAAACAAAGGCTGGCCATTGCCTCCATGCTGGCACGCGATACACACTTTCTGGCACTGGATGAACCTCTTTCCATGCTCGATCCACCCTCTCAGAGAGAGATATCAAAAGTGATAGAAAACCTCAAAAGAAGAGGAAAGGGAGTAATCCTGGCAACTCACGAACTGGAGTATCTGGAGGATTTCGACATGATACTGCACATGGCAGATGGTACAATTGATTTCTGCGGAAGCTGGGAAAAGTTCATGGAGCAGAGGTTTGAGGACGTGGAAGTACCGTTCAAGTGGAAGCTGTGGAAGAAGTTTGGAAGGGAAAGCAGATGGGAGGTAGAGGATGCGGATACTTTTAACGAACGACGATGGAATAAATTCTAA
- the rpsT gene encoding 30S ribosomal protein S20 encodes MPNTKSAKKRVRVSEKRRLRNKAYKTFFKNRIKEVIKAIESGEPKEVVLELARKAQAAIDKAVSKGVIHKNQGARRKERLFKKVNEYLKSLEATQE; translated from the coding sequence GTGCCTAACACGAAATCTGCGAAGAAAAGGGTCAGAGTTTCTGAGAAAAGAAGGCTGAGGAATAAGGCTTACAAAACCTTTTTTAAAAACAGAATAAAGGAGGTCATCAAAGCCATCGAAAGCGGCGAACCAAAGGAAGTGGTTCTGGAGCTTGCCAGAAAGGCACAGGCTGCCATCGATAAGGCTGTGTCAAAAGGTGTTATCCACAAGAATCAGGGAGCAAGGAGAAAAGAGAGACTCTTCAAGAAAGTCAACGAGTACCTGAAGAGTTTGGAAGCAACTCAGGAGTGA
- the nagA gene encoding N-acetylglucosamine-6-phosphate deacetylase, with amino-acid sequence MILSKLLIVDPIDGEFTGDIEIEEGKIVFVRKKDYATFLGILVPGFVDPHIHGCAGADTLNGEFERMEEFQYAQGVTTFFATTVSISQKKIKEVIEKAKNYIKAHENTSLEGVHMEGPYISREKAGAHNTKYIRPPTREEIEDLSFPVRIMTFAPEVEDAEILLKLQSKGIVLSVGHSMATFNEYMNFYKRNVKRITHFPNGLRALHHREIGVTGAALLKEDVTVELICDGVHLAKEMVKLVYRVKGPAKIALITDSISAAGLKDGEVQLGDLRVKVKDGIPRLSNGTLAGSTLTFSSAVRNFKKFTGAPLRELAMVASYNSCIELGLNDRGRIKEGKKADLVLLDRELNVLMTIKGGEIVYRTPNSYFTLLCN; translated from the coding sequence ATGATTCTTTCAAAGCTTCTAATAGTGGATCCTATCGATGGAGAATTCACAGGTGACATAGAGATAGAAGAGGGGAAGATCGTGTTTGTTAGAAAGAAGGACTACGCAACTTTCCTTGGGATTTTAGTGCCTGGGTTTGTGGATCCTCATATTCACGGTTGTGCAGGAGCAGATACTCTAAATGGGGAATTCGAAAGAATGGAGGAATTTCAGTATGCTCAAGGAGTCACTACCTTTTTCGCGACTACTGTTTCGATTTCGCAGAAGAAAATTAAAGAAGTTATCGAGAAGGCAAAAAATTATATCAAAGCACATGAAAACACGTCATTAGAGGGCGTTCATATGGAGGGACCTTATATCTCTAGGGAAAAAGCTGGCGCTCACAACACAAAATATATAAGGCCGCCTACGAGGGAAGAGATAGAGGATTTATCATTCCCTGTTCGGATTATGACATTTGCACCAGAAGTAGAAGATGCGGAAATCCTCCTAAAACTCCAAAGTAAAGGTATTGTACTTTCCGTTGGACATTCTATGGCAACTTTCAATGAATATATGAACTTCTATAAGAGGAATGTTAAAAGGATTACGCATTTTCCAAATGGACTCAGAGCCCTTCATCACAGAGAAATTGGTGTCACAGGAGCTGCCCTTCTAAAAGAAGATGTAACGGTAGAACTCATATGCGATGGTGTGCATCTTGCGAAGGAAATGGTTAAACTTGTATATAGAGTAAAGGGACCAGCGAAAATAGCTTTAATAACAGACTCTATCTCCGCCGCAGGGTTGAAGGATGGGGAAGTACAACTTGGGGATTTGAGAGTAAAAGTAAAAGATGGGATTCCCAGATTAAGTAATGGAACTTTAGCGGGTAGCACATTGACTTTTTCTAGCGCAGTGAGGAACTTCAAGAAGTTTACTGGAGCACCTCTCAGAGAACTTGCAATGGTAGCATCGTACAATAGCTGCATTGAACTCGGTCTCAACGACCGTGGAAGAATAAAAGAAGGAAAGAAAGCAGATCTTGTCTTACTCGATCGTGAGCTCAACGTTTTAATGACAATAAAAGGCGGCGAAATAGTATACAGAACTCCTAATTCATACTTCACTCTGCTCTGCAACTAG
- a CDS encoding DUF192 domain-containing protein translates to MKPSFSNLRIFLFLVLIVIGITVVIVASGQRNRVKFPKGEIIITDGKKSLKLNVEIANTPLLRSIGLMYRKSIPDDFGMLFVFEGDTRSGFWMKNTYVPLEIAFINRNGVIFSIQEMEPCEKVPCKVYYAPKPFRYALEVKRGFFERHGFGVGDKVIVKSTKWEEF, encoded by the coding sequence GTGAAGCCCTCTTTTTCGAACCTTCGAATATTCCTTTTTCTCGTTCTGATTGTGATTGGAATCACGGTGGTCATCGTTGCATCTGGTCAAAGAAACAGAGTGAAGTTTCCAAAGGGAGAGATAATAATCACCGATGGGAAAAAATCGCTGAAGCTGAACGTTGAGATAGCGAACACTCCTCTTTTGCGTTCGATTGGTTTGATGTACAGAAAGAGCATCCCGGACGATTTCGGGATGCTCTTCGTTTTTGAAGGGGATACAAGGAGTGGCTTTTGGATGAAGAACACCTACGTTCCTCTTGAAATTGCGTTCATAAATAGAAACGGTGTTATATTCTCCATTCAGGAGATGGAACCGTGTGAGAAAGTGCCCTGTAAAGTTTATTACGCACCAAAACCGTTCAGGTATGCCCTCGAGGTGAAAAGAGGCTTTTTTGAAAGACACGGGTTTGGGGTGGGAGATAAGGTGATAGTAAAATCAACCAAGTGGGAAGAGTTTTAA
- a CDS encoding ATP-binding protein, whose translation MVLRTIADHLMDIAQNSVKAGANNIKIIIEETDEWFTFTVQDDGPGIKDPERVFDPFFTTRDPHLRKVGLGLPFLKQAAEQSGGRVSLWTQPGKGTVVKASFNLKSVDCQPTGDLASTLASLILSDPNVNWYVLRRKDGNGYEIDTSKLKKAGLWDPENPRFASFLFETLENLEKELKRGEGE comes from the coding sequence TTGGTTCTCAGAACGATAGCAGATCATCTGATGGACATCGCTCAGAACTCGGTGAAGGCTGGTGCGAATAACATAAAGATCATCATAGAGGAAACCGACGAGTGGTTTACATTTACCGTGCAAGACGACGGACCAGGAATAAAGGATCCGGAAAGGGTGTTCGACCCGTTCTTCACCACAAGAGATCCTCACCTGAGAAAGGTGGGTCTTGGTCTTCCCTTTCTTAAGCAGGCAGCAGAGCAATCTGGAGGCCGGGTCAGTCTGTGGACTCAGCCCGGAAAAGGAACGGTTGTGAAAGCCTCGTTCAACCTGAAGAGTGTCGACTGCCAGCCCACAGGGGATCTGGCAAGCACACTGGCAAGCTTGATCCTGTCAGATCCGAACGTGAACTGGTACGTATTGAGAAGAAAGGACGGGAACGGCTACGAGATAGATACCAGCAAGCTGAAAAAAGCTGGCCTCTGGGACCCGGAAAATCCAAGGTTCGCATCCTTTCTGTTTGAAACCTTGGAAAATCTGGAGAAGGAACTGAAGAGAGGTGAAGGAGAATGA
- a CDS encoding class I SAM-dependent methyltransferase, which yields MSEKKFEHYYTVEPTSKLKVREAKLVLKNGHEYVFKTPSGVYSYGKIDKATRVLLENLKVHGRKVLDLGCGYGVIGIVLKKEYPDLEVYMSDINRRAVEFTKINAKDHNVEVDIRWGNIYEPWDGMKFDMIVCNPPIVAGKRVWMEIVERALEFLEDGGSLQMVAYHNKGGKRIREFMRKVFGNVEELCKTGGIRVYRSIKGLKEDEDNTE from the coding sequence ATGAGTGAGAAAAAATTCGAGCATTACTACACGGTGGAGCCCACATCGAAATTGAAAGTCAGGGAAGCAAAACTCGTGCTGAAGAACGGCCACGAATATGTTTTCAAAACACCCTCAGGGGTATATTCCTACGGTAAGATAGACAAAGCAACAAGAGTTCTTTTGGAAAACTTAAAAGTCCACGGAAGAAAAGTACTTGATCTGGGTTGTGGGTACGGTGTGATAGGAATCGTGCTCAAAAAAGAATATCCAGATCTAGAAGTCTACATGAGCGATATAAACAGGCGCGCTGTCGAGTTTACCAAGATAAACGCAAAAGACCACAACGTGGAAGTCGATATACGATGGGGAAACATCTACGAACCATGGGATGGCATGAAGTTTGATATGATCGTGTGTAACCCCCCTATAGTTGCTGGCAAAAGAGTATGGATGGAGATCGTGGAGAGGGCACTTGAGTTTTTGGAAGACGGCGGAAGTCTGCAGATGGTAGCGTACCACAACAAGGGTGGAAAACGCATCAGGGAGTTCATGAGAAAAGTTTTTGGAAACGTAGAAGAACTCTGCAAGACCGGTGGAATAAGAGTTTACAGATCCATAAAAGGGCTGAAGGAAGATGAAGATAACACTGAATGA
- the xylA gene encoding xylose isomerase, translated as MTEFFPEIPKIQFEGKESTNPFAFKFYDPNEVIDGKPLKDHLKFSVAFWHTFVNEGRDPFGDPTADRPWNKYTDPMDKAFARVDALFEFCEKLNIEYFCFHDRDIAPEGKTLRETNKILDKVVERIKERMKDSNVKPLWGTANLFSHPRYMHGAATTCSADVFAYAAAQVKKALEITKELGGEGYVFWGGREGYETLLNTDLDLELGNLARFLRMAVDYAKKIGFNGQFLIEPKPKEPTKHQYDFDVATAYAFLKSHGLDEYFKFNIEANHATLAGHTFQHELRMARILGKLGSIDANQGDLLLGWDTDQFPTNVYDTTLAMYEVIKAGGFTKGGLNFDAKVRRASYKVEDLFIGHIAGMDTFALGFKIAHKLVKDGVFDKFIEEKYKSFREGIGKEIVEGKADFEKLEAYIIDKEEMELPSGKQEYLESLLNSYIVKTISELR; from the coding sequence ATGACTGAGTTCTTTCCAGAGATCCCGAAGATACAGTTTGAAGGTAAAGAGAGCACAAATCCATTTGCGTTCAAGTTCTACGATCCAAACGAGGTGATCGACGGAAAACCTCTCAAGGACCATCTGAAGTTCTCAGTTGCATTCTGGCACACCTTCGTGAACGAGGGGAGAGATCCCTTCGGAGATCCAACAGCCGACCGACCCTGGAACAAGTACACAGACCCTATGGACAAAGCCTTTGCAAGGGTGGACGCCCTCTTTGAATTCTGTGAAAAGCTCAACATCGAGTACTTCTGTTTTCACGACAGGGACATAGCTCCTGAAGGAAAGACTCTGAGGGAGACAAACAAGATCCTGGACAAGGTCGTGGAGAGGATCAAAGAGAGAATGAAAGACAGCAACGTAAAACCCCTCTGGGGTACTGCGAATCTCTTTTCTCATCCAAGGTACATGCACGGTGCAGCGACAACCTGTAGTGCTGATGTCTTCGCCTACGCGGCAGCACAGGTGAAGAAAGCCCTTGAGATCACAAAAGAGCTTGGAGGAGAAGGGTACGTCTTTTGGGGTGGAAGAGAAGGGTACGAGACACTCCTCAACACGGATCTGGATCTTGAACTTGGAAACCTCGCTCGCTTCCTCAGAATGGCTGTGGATTACGCAAAGAAGATAGGTTTCAACGGCCAGTTTCTCATCGAGCCTAAACCGAAGGAACCAACGAAGCATCAGTATGACTTCGATGTTGCGACGGCTTACGCCTTCCTGAAGAGTCACGGTCTCGATGAGTATTTCAAATTCAACATCGAAGCGAACCATGCCACACTTGCTGGTCACACCTTCCAGCACGAACTGAGGATGGCAAGAATTCTTGGAAAACTCGGCAGCATCGACGCGAACCAGGGAGACCTTCTGCTCGGCTGGGACACCGACCAGTTCCCAACAAACGTCTACGACACAACTCTTGCCATGTATGAAGTGATAAAAGCGGGTGGGTTTACAAAAGGTGGTCTCAACTTCGATGCAAAGGTGAGAAGAGCTTCTTACAAGGTGGAAGATCTCTTCATCGGGCACATAGCAGGAATGGATACTTTCGCACTCGGTTTCAAAATAGCCCACAAACTTGTAAAAGACGGTGTGTTCGACAAGTTCATTGAAGAAAAATACAAAAGTTTCAGAGAGGGCATCGGAAAAGAGATCGTTGAAGGAAAGGCAGATTTTGAAAAGCTGGAAGCTTATATAATAGACAAGGAAGAGATGGAGCTTCCATCTGGAAAGCAGGAGTATTTGGAAAGTCTCCTCAACAGCTACATAGTGAAAACGATCTCCGAGTTGAGGTGA
- a CDS encoding M23 family metallopeptidase: protein MKRGFLITVLIFIFSMVFSFSPPVDSPRVSASFGEYRGSGSRGPHFHMGMDFSTGLKEGVPIYASERGWLVRLEIDKDDIYGYTVVLEHENGYRTLYAHLSRFAKKLETIVDSLKEEFEDVRIVVEFPEKEIWFEKGEVVGYSGTTGEAPIPHAHFEIRDKKEEVSFDPANFLNLPKPVDEALVLEKLKIGDEEYNFVENRTYPFTGSFPVLSIKAYSRGFNNTLGLKKISLLMEEEEIYQISFEQIPWSEFTNVWGVYDRRSVSAAYRFELWYKLFPETFSTLVKVNKFPEIGRFPDFAKYTIVLEDIWGMEKKFSFYLQRR, encoded by the coding sequence GTGAAGAGAGGGTTTTTGATAACAGTACTGATCTTCATTTTTTCCATGGTCTTTTCGTTTTCCCCGCCTGTTGACTCTCCGCGGGTCTCGGCGAGTTTTGGTGAGTACAGAGGAAGTGGAAGCAGAGGGCCTCACTTTCACATGGGTATGGATTTTTCTACCGGCTTGAAAGAAGGTGTCCCTATCTACGCTTCTGAGAGAGGGTGGCTCGTTAGACTTGAGATCGACAAGGACGACATATACGGCTACACGGTGGTCCTGGAGCACGAAAATGGTTACAGAACGCTGTACGCCCATTTGAGTAGGTTTGCAAAAAAACTCGAGACAATCGTTGACTCCCTGAAGGAAGAATTCGAAGATGTGAGGATTGTCGTGGAGTTCCCGGAGAAAGAAATCTGGTTTGAAAAGGGAGAAGTGGTGGGATACTCCGGCACCACCGGAGAAGCACCCATACCACACGCCCATTTTGAAATAAGAGACAAGAAAGAGGAAGTCTCCTTCGATCCTGCAAATTTCTTGAATCTCCCCAAGCCCGTGGATGAGGCCCTCGTTCTGGAAAAGTTGAAAATAGGAGACGAAGAATACAACTTCGTCGAAAACAGAACATACCCGTTCACCGGAAGCTTTCCAGTTCTTTCCATAAAAGCCTATTCCAGGGGTTTTAACAACACGCTAGGACTCAAGAAAATTTCACTCTTGATGGAAGAAGAAGAGATCTATCAGATCTCTTTTGAGCAGATTCCGTGGTCCGAGTTCACGAACGTCTGGGGAGTGTACGACAGAAGGTCCGTATCGGCGGCGTACAGATTCGAGCTCTGGTATAAACTGTTTCCGGAGACGTTTTCAACGCTTGTGAAAGTCAACAAATTTCCAGAAATCGGAAGATTCCCTGACTTTGCCAAGTACACTATCGTTCTTGAAGACATATGGGGTATGGAGAAGAAGTTTTCTTTTTATCTGCAGAGGAGGTGA
- the surE gene encoding 5'/3'-nucleotidase SurE yields the protein MRILLTNDDGINSKGIILLAEYLSKEHEVFVVAPDKERSATGHSITIHVPLWMKKVFISEDVVAYSTTGTPADCVKLGYNVIMEKKVDLVVSGINKGPNMGMDILYSGTVSGAMEGAMMNIPSIAISSANYESPDFEGAARFLIDFLKEFDLSLLDPFTMLNINVPVGEIKGWKLTRQSRRRWHDYFEERVSPFGEKYYWMMGEVVEDDDREDVDYKVVQQGYVSVTPIHPFLTNESCLRKFREVYEPCTE from the coding sequence ATGCGGATACTTTTAACGAACGACGATGGAATAAATTCTAAAGGGATAATCCTGCTCGCAGAGTACCTCTCGAAAGAACATGAAGTCTTCGTTGTGGCTCCGGACAAAGAACGAAGTGCGACGGGGCACAGTATTACTATACACGTTCCACTCTGGATGAAAAAGGTCTTCATAAGCGAAGACGTGGTAGCCTATTCCACAACAGGAACGCCCGCGGACTGCGTTAAACTCGGATACAACGTGATCATGGAGAAGAAAGTTGACCTCGTGGTGAGTGGAATAAACAAAGGACCGAACATGGGCATGGACATCCTTTACTCCGGTACCGTCTCCGGAGCCATGGAGGGCGCTATGATGAACATCCCATCGATAGCGATCTCCAGTGCAAACTATGAAAGCCCTGATTTCGAAGGAGCGGCGAGGTTCCTCATAGACTTTCTGAAGGAGTTCGATCTATCTCTTCTCGATCCTTTCACCATGCTGAACATAAACGTCCCCGTTGGTGAGATAAAAGGCTGGAAGCTGACAAGACAGAGCCGAAGAAGATGGCACGACTACTTCGAAGAGAGAGTATCGCCTTTTGGAGAAAAATACTACTGGATGATGGGGGAAGTGGTGGAAGATGACGATCGAGAAGATGTGGATTACAAAGTGGTTCAGCAGGGTTACGTATCCGTGACACCCATTCATCCGTTCCTCACCAACGAAAGTTGTTTGAGAAAATTCAGGGAGGTGTACGAACCATGTACAGAATAA
- the metK gene encoding methionine adenosyltransferase has product MRRLFTSESVTEGHPDKIADQISDAILDAMLEQDPRSRVAVETLVTTGLVIVAGEVTTRAYVEIPDIVRKTILEIGYTRAKYGFDGETCGVLTSIHSQSPDIALGVDKALEVKSGEEVADELEALGAGDQGIMFGYATNETPEYMPLPITLAHHLAMRLAEVRKKGILPFLRPDGKTQVTIEYEGDKPVRVDTVLISTQHDPDISQSDLREAIIEHVINPVIPEEYRDDRMKILVNPTGRFVLGGPMADTGLTGRKIIVDTYGGWVPHGGGAFSGKDPTKVDRSAHYMARYVAKNVVAAGLADKFLIQLSYAIGVAKPVSILIDTFGTAKVDEEKLLKVITELFDFRPGAIIRKLNLLRPIYKKTAAYGHFGRDEEEFTWEKLDMVDELKGAFNM; this is encoded by the coding sequence ATGAGAAGACTTTTCACCAGTGAAAGTGTCACAGAAGGCCATCCCGACAAGATCGCTGATCAGATCTCGGATGCCATACTGGACGCCATGCTTGAACAGGATCCAAGGAGCAGGGTCGCCGTTGAGACCCTTGTGACCACGGGACTGGTCATTGTAGCAGGAGAAGTTACAACGAGGGCGTACGTGGAGATACCAGATATTGTGAGAAAGACGATCCTTGAAATAGGATACACGAGGGCGAAGTACGGTTTCGATGGAGAAACATGCGGAGTGCTCACAAGCATACACAGTCAATCCCCGGATATAGCACTCGGTGTGGATAAAGCGCTCGAAGTAAAAAGCGGAGAAGAGGTAGCAGACGAGTTAGAAGCACTAGGAGCTGGGGACCAGGGAATCATGTTCGGTTACGCCACAAATGAAACACCTGAATACATGCCTCTACCAATCACCCTGGCTCACCATCTGGCCATGAGACTTGCCGAGGTCAGAAAAAAAGGAATCCTTCCCTTCCTGAGACCAGATGGAAAAACACAGGTGACGATAGAGTACGAGGGCGACAAGCCAGTGCGAGTTGACACCGTTCTCATATCCACTCAGCACGATCCAGACATCTCCCAATCGGATCTGAGAGAAGCAATCATTGAGCACGTCATAAATCCCGTGATACCAGAGGAGTACAGAGACGACAGGATGAAAATACTCGTCAACCCCACAGGAAGGTTCGTTCTGGGTGGCCCGATGGCGGATACGGGGCTCACCGGAAGGAAGATCATAGTCGATACCTATGGAGGGTGGGTCCCACATGGAGGAGGTGCCTTCAGCGGTAAAGATCCAACGAAGGTTGACAGATCAGCTCATTATATGGCAAGATATGTAGCGAAGAACGTGGTTGCTGCGGGTCTTGCCGACAAGTTTCTCATACAGCTGTCTTACGCCATAGGTGTTGCCAAACCTGTCTCCATATTGATTGACACGTTTGGCACAGCAAAGGTTGACGAGGAAAAACTCCTCAAGGTGATTACCGAGCTGTTTGACTTCAGACCGGGGGCGATCATAAGGAAACTCAACCTCCTGAGGCCTATTTACAAGAAAACAGCAGCCTACGGTCACTTCGGCAGAGACGAAGAAGAGTTCACCTGGGAAAAGCTTGACATGGTTGATGAGTTGAAAGGAGCCTTCAACATGTGA
- a CDS encoding M20 family metallo-hydrolase, giving the protein MEITEKVERLKDEMVDSLKKFISINSVNPAFGGPGEKEKADWLEELLKSIGYNVERHNTRDQNGVWRSNLLATIPGKDRNRTLWIVTHIDTVPPGDLSLWEADPFTPVVKDDKVYGRGAEDNGGSMISSIYAGKALIELDVVPEYNFGLALVADEEAGSDYGIQYLIEKGVFKPDDMFLVPDAGNEKGDFIEIAEKSILWFKVTVNGKQGHASRPKTTENALRKGAQIITEIDETLHRKYSEKDELFDEPLSTFEPTRSEKTVDNVNTVPGKFIFYFDCRVLPRYDLNDILSTVESILNGKGAELEVVVKQPAPNPTPPGSELVVKLSSILKSLRGLEAKVGGIGGGTCAAFFRKKGWPAVVWSTIDETAHQPNEYRKISHMVEDAKVFALLGVKR; this is encoded by the coding sequence ATGGAGATAACAGAGAAAGTAGAAAGATTGAAAGACGAAATGGTAGACTCGCTGAAAAAGTTCATATCGATCAATTCGGTAAATCCTGCCTTCGGTGGGCCAGGAGAGAAGGAAAAAGCCGACTGGCTTGAAGAACTTCTTAAGAGCATCGGCTATAACGTTGAACGTCACAACACAAGAGACCAGAACGGGGTGTGGAGATCGAATCTACTCGCAACGATCCCCGGTAAGGATAGAAACAGGACGTTGTGGATAGTAACACACATCGACACTGTTCCACCCGGGGATCTTTCGTTGTGGGAGGCCGATCCGTTCACGCCCGTTGTGAAGGATGATAAGGTGTACGGCAGGGGAGCCGAAGACAACGGTGGCTCCATGATATCCTCCATATACGCGGGAAAGGCTCTCATAGAACTCGACGTTGTTCCTGAGTACAACTTTGGTCTTGCACTCGTTGCCGATGAAGAAGCAGGAAGTGACTATGGAATCCAGTACCTCATAGAAAAGGGTGTTTTCAAACCCGATGACATGTTTCTGGTGCCCGACGCCGGCAATGAAAAGGGAGATTTCATAGAGATCGCAGAAAAGAGTATTCTCTGGTTCAAAGTTACGGTGAACGGAAAGCAGGGGCATGCTTCTAGACCAAAGACAACAGAAAACGCTCTCAGAAAGGGAGCCCAGATCATAACCGAGATAGACGAGACTCTTCACAGGAAATACTCTGAGAAGGATGAATTGTTCGATGAACCGCTCAGCACCTTCGAGCCAACCCGCTCAGAAAAGACTGTGGACAACGTGAACACCGTTCCGGGAAAGTTTATCTTCTATTTCGATTGCAGGGTCCTTCCACGGTACGATCTGAACGATATCCTGAGCACAGTAGAATCTATTCTGAATGGAAAAGGTGCAGAACTCGAAGTGGTGGTGAAGCAGCCCGCTCCCAATCCTACACCACCCGGCTCCGAACTGGTCGTGAAACTTTCAAGCATTTTGAAAAGTCTAAGAGGTCTGGAGGCTAAGGTAGGAGGAATCGGCGGAGGTACCTGCGCGGCTTTCTTCAGAAAGAAGGGGTGGCCCGCTGTCGTTTGGAGCACCATAGACGAAACAGCACATCAACCCAACGAGTACAGAAAGATATCCCATATGGTGGAGGACGCAAAAGTCTTCGCACTCCTCGGAGTAAAGAGGTGA
- the def gene encoding peptide deformylase, which produces MYRIRVFGDPVLRKRAKPVTKFDGALKRTIEKMIETMYHYDGVGLAAPQVGISQRLFVMDVGNGPVAVINPEILETSSETEIAEEGCLSFPEIFVEIERSRKVKVRYQTPRGESVEEELEGYPARVFQHEYDHLNGVLIIDRIKPAKRLLLRKKLMDIAKSARR; this is translated from the coding sequence ATGTACAGAATAAGAGTCTTTGGAGATCCTGTTTTAAGAAAGCGAGCAAAACCTGTGACAAAGTTCGATGGTGCCTTGAAGCGAACAATAGAGAAGATGATAGAAACGATGTACCACTACGACGGTGTGGGACTTGCAGCACCACAGGTTGGAATATCCCAGAGACTCTTCGTCATGGACGTGGGAAACGGTCCAGTGGCGGTGATCAACCCTGAGATCCTCGAAACCAGCTCCGAAACAGAAATAGCAGAAGAAGGTTGCCTGAGCTTTCCAGAAATCTTCGTCGAGATAGAAAGGAGCAGGAAAGTGAAGGTGAGATATCAAACTCCCCGCGGAGAGTCTGTGGAAGAGGAGCTGGAAGGATATCCCGCAAGGGTTTTCCAGCATGAGTACGATCATCTGAACGGGGTACTCATAATAGACAGAATAAAACCTGCAAAAAGACTCCTTTTGAGAAAAAAACTGATGGATATAGCAAAATCTGCCAGAAGATGA